The Pseudomonas cavernicola DNA segment CATGTCAGCCTGTATCACGCTTCGCGCAACTGAAGCGCTGGCTTTCGCGCCACTGAATCCGCACTTATAGTGCAACCATACTTATCAGTTGCAGCCATTCAGTGAATGAGCGCCCTTTCGCCCCCCTTTCCGCGTTTTCGAGAATTCCGATGAGCCAGGACACGCCCTACATCTTTGACGTCAGCACGGCCAACTTCGACCAACTGGTAATCCAGAACTCCTTTCACAAACCGGTATTGGTGGATTTCTGGGCCGACTGGTGCGCGCCCTGCAAGGCACTGATGCCGCTGCTGGCGCAGATCACCGAGGGTTACCGCGGCGAGTTGCTGCTGGCCAAGGTCAATTGCGATCTCGAGCCAGACATCGTCGCCCGTTTCGGCATCCGCAGCCTGCCGACCGTAGTGCTGTTCAAAGATGGTCAGCCGATCGATGGTTTCACCGGCGCCCAGCCGGAATCGGCGATCCGCGCGATCCTCGAGCCGCACGTCCAGGCTCCGCCGCCGCCCGCTGCCGACCCGCTGGAAAGCGCCCAGGCGCTATTCGCCGAAGGCCGCATCGGCGACGCCGAAAGCCTGCTGAAACAACTGCTGAGCGAAGGCAGCGAAAAGCCCGCCGCGCTGATTCTGTATGCGCGCTGCCTGGCCGAACGTGGCGAATTAGGCGAAGCAGAGGCTGCGTTGAATGCGGTGAAAAGCGATGAGCACAAACATGCCCTCGCCAGCGCCCGTGCACAACTGACCTTCCTGCGCCAAGCCGCCGATCTGCCGGAAGTCGCCAGCTTGAAAACGCGCCTGGCGCAAAACGCCGAAGATGATGAAGCGATTTATCAGCTGGCCGTGCAACAGCTGGCACGTCAGCAATACGAGCCGGCACTCGACGGTTTGCTGCGCCTCTTCATCCGCAACCGCAGCTACGCCGATGGCCTGCCGCACAAGACCTTGCTGCAAGTGTTCGACCTGCTGGGTAACGAGCATCCGCTGGTCACCCTCTACCGGCGCAAGTTGTACCAAGCGCTGTATTGATCCGCCCAAGCTTGGCGCGGCGAGACCGCAGCACACAGGCGAGGCGAGCCTGAGAGCCCTACCCCACCCAGCGATACAGCGGCGCATCCTTGCCGCTTTCCAGCTGTACCAGCGGGCTGTGTCGCAGACGCACCAGCAGGCGCTTGCTGGCTGCGGCGCTGCCGGTCAGGGTTTGCAGCTCAGCCAAAAGGTCCGGCCCTTCCATTTGCCCGGCGTTGCGCAGCAACTCCTGCGCCGTCGGCCAGAACCCCTCGCCCTGCACCTCCGGCGCGCTGGACGGCGCAGCGACTGCGACTTTACCCGGTAGCTGAGCCGCCAGACGCGCCCAGTCCTCATCATCCAATTCCAGCGTCAGATCGACCGGCCACTCGCCGATCTGTCCACGAATGCGCAGCATGACAATACCCTCGAATTCACTGCCGTCATGCTCCCACGCGCATCGCGCGCCGCCAAGCAGGCTAGCCAGCGCAGAAAAGTTGTTATAACGTAACAGCTTTAACGCTTCGCTTTGCCCGCCCGGAGAATGTCCATGCGCCGCCTGCTGCTCGCTCTACCTTTTGCCCTGCTGCCCCTGGCCATCGCTCACGCCCAAGGCGATGAACACGAACATGAGGAGCACGCCAGCCTGGGCGCCCACGAGCATGGTGTCGGCCACCTGAATGCGGCGCTGGATGGCAAGACGCTGGAGCTGGAGCTGGAAAGCCCAGCGATGAATCTGCTCGGCTTTGAACATGCAGCCAAGAGTACGGCCGACCAAGCCAAAGTCGCCGCCGCCCGTGCCGAGCTGGAACAGCCACTGACCCTGTTCAGCCTGCCAGCCGCCGCCGGTTGCACAGTGGCCAAACAAGAACTGGAAAGCCCGCTGTTCGGCGACAAGCCGGATACCGAGCATGAGCATGACCACGACGAGCACGCCAAAGGTGAAGCTGCGGAGCACGAGCACGAGCACGAGCACGACGATCAGCACAGCGAGATTCACGCGCGCTATCAGTTCACCTGCAACGAGCCGGCGGCGTTGAAAACCCTCGACTTGCGCGAAGTCTTCAAACGCTTCCCCTCCACCCACAAAATTCAGGTACAACTGATCGGCCCACAGGGCCAGCAAGGTGTGGAAGCCACGGCAGAAAACGCCACGCTGAGTTTTTAAAGGCGCCGTTCTTTTAGACTGAGATGCTTAAGAAAAGCCCAAATCAATCGCCACTCCCGCTCTGGCGGGTATGGCGATGCAGAGCCTGTATTGCATTTTCTTAATGCTCAATTCCTGAATTGCAGCAGATCGGCCGGGGTAACCCGACCGCTTATTTATGACCCCAGCACTGATAGCGCTTTCCGATCTCGGCTTCGCCTGGCCCGGCCACGCGGAGCTTCTGGACATTCCGGGGTTCCGCCTGGAGCATGGGGAGACCCTGTTCCTCAAAGGCCCTAGCGGCAGCGGCAAGACCACCCTGCTCGGCCTGCTCGGCGGCGTGCAGAAGCCCATTCGCGGCAGCATCCGCCTGCTCGGGCAGGAGCTGACCGCGCTGTCCGCTGGTGCGCGCGATCACTTTCGCGTCGATCACACAGGCTACATCTTTCAGCAGTTCAACCTGCTGCCGTTTCTCTCGGTACGCGAGAACGTCGAGCTGCCCTGCCACTTCTCCAAACTCCGCGCCCGCCGCGCCAAGCAGCGCCACGGCAGCGTCGATCAAGCCGCCGCGACCTTACTCGCACACCTTGGCTTGAAAGATCCGAGCCTGCTGGCACGCCGCGCCGATGAACTGTCCATCGGTCAGCAGCAGCGGGTTGCCGCCGCCCGCGCGCTGATTGGCCAGCCCGAACTGGTGATCGCCGACGAACCCACCTCGGCGCTGGATGCTGATGCCCGCGAAGCCTTCCTCCAGCTGCTGTTCGCCGAATGCCGCGAGGCCGGCGCCAGCCTGTTGTTCGTCAGCCACGATCAGAGTCTGGCGCCGCTGTTCGATCGCCACCTGTCCCTGGCGGAACTCAATCGCGCCCGTCAGCCCGCGGAGGCCTGAGATGTATCTGTTTCGTCTGGCCATGGCCAGCCTGGCTAATCGCCGCTTTACCGCCTTGCTCACCGTGTTCGCCATCGCCCTCTCGGTCTGCCTGCTGCTGGCCGTCGAGCGAGTGCGCACCGAAGCGCGCGCCAGCTTCGCCAGCACCATCAGCGGCACCGACCTGATCGTCGGCGCCCGCTCGGGCTCGATCAACCTGCTGCTGTATTCGGTGTTCCGTATCGGTAACGCCACCAACAATATTCGCTGGGACAGCTTCGAGCATTTCGCCCACAGCCCGCGGGTGAAGTGGGCAATTCCGATGTCCCTCGGCGACTCCCATCGCGGCTACCGGGTGATGGGCACCAGCGCGGCCTACTTCGAGCACTACCACTACGGCCGCGGGCAAGCCCTGCAACTGGCGCAGGGCCGGGCTTTCGCGAGCGACCCATTCGAGGTGGTCCTCGGCGCCGAAGTGGCCGACGCGCTCAAGTACCGACTTGGCGAGCAGATCGTACTGGCCCACGGTGTGGCGACGGTGAGCCTGGTCAAACACGATGACAAACCCTTCACCGTGGTCGGCATCCTCCAGCGCACCGGCACCCCGGTAGATCGCACTCTGCATATCAGCCTGGGCGGCATGCAGGCGCTGCATATCGACTGGAAGGCCGGCATGCCGGCGCAGGGTGCCGGGCGGATCAGCGCCGAGCAGACGCGCAGTATGGATCTGACCCCACAAGCCATCACCGCATTCATGCTCGGACTGAACAGCAAGATCGCCACCTTCACCGTGCAGCGCGAGATCAATGAATTTCGCGGCGAGCCGCTGCTGGCGATCCTGCCAGGTGTAGCCCTACAAGAGTTGTGGAGCCTGATGGGTACTGCGGAGAAAGCGTTGTTCGTGGTCTCGCTGTTCGTGGTGATCACCGGGCTGATTGGCATGCTCACGGCAATTCTGACCAGCCTGAATGAGCGTCGCCGCGAGATGGCGATCCTCCGTTCAGTTGGCGCGCGGCCTTGGCATATTGCCAGTCTGCTAGTGCTGGAGGCGTTTGCCCTGGCCTTCTCCGGCGTGCTGCTCGGCACGCTGCTGCTCTACGCCGGCATCGCCGGCGCCCAAGGCTATGTGCAGGCCAATTACGGCCTTTATCTACCGCTGGCGCTGCCGAGTCGCTATGAGTGGACGCTGCTCGGCGCTATTCTGGCCGCCGCCCTACTGATGGGCTGTGTACCGGCCTGGCGCGCCTATCGGCAGTCGCTGGCCGACGGCCTGTCCATACGCTTATGAGGATCGCTTGATGTTGCGCCGCTCACTCACCCTTGCGCTGTTGCTGGCTACTCCGTTCCTGCCCCTCCACGTCGGAGCGGCGGAGGTGCGCGAGCTGACCTGGTCCGAATTGATTCCGGCGGACGCGCCGGCGGCGGCCCCATCGCAAGCGCCGATCCATGACCTCTCGCAGCTGGCCGATGCCTTGGCTGCCGAATCCGCTCCGGCGGCGAAACAACAGTCGCCTGCCGCACCGGTGGTCAAAGCCCTGGATGGCCAGGAAGTGAAACTTCCCGGCTACATCGTGCCGCTGGATGTCACTGAAGAAGGCCGCGTCACCGAGTTTCTCCTGGTGCCTTATTTCGGCGCCTGCATCCATGTGCCACCACCACCGCCCAACCAAATTGTCCACGTCACCAGCGAACTGGGCGTGCTAATGGATGCGCTGTATCAACCGTTCTGGATCGAAGGCCCGTTGCAGGTGCAAGCCAGCAGCAGCGAACTGGCGGAGGCCGGTTACCAGATGGTCGCCAGCAAGATCTATCCCTACGAGATGCCCGACAGCTAACGCCAAGCAATCTCGAGAAGCAAAAGGCCCGGACTAAGCCGGGCCTTTTGCTATCTGCCAGCGCCTTTCTACTGCGCAGACTCGGCAAGCATTGCTCTGGATCAAGATGGCTCCGTAGGCGCTCCTTAACATTGAACCCAGCCAATCAGTTCAATGTTAAGGAGCCCTCTATGCACAAGCCTCTCTTTGCCGCGCCGCTGCTCGCACTAGCCCTTGCCAGCCCCTTGGCCATGGCCTACCAGACCGGCGACATCATCGTTCGCGCCGGCGCCATAACCGTCGACCCGCACGAAGACAGCGGCAACATCGATCATGCCGTCCTCGGCAAGGTCGCAGGCAGCAAGGCCACACTCGACAGCGATACCCAGCTGGGCCTGAACTTCGCCTATATGCTGACCAACCATGTCGGTATTGAATTGCTGGCCGCCACGCCCTTCAACCATGACGTCGGCGTGAAAGGCATGCCCGGTGCCTTTGCTGGCCTGAACGGCAAGTTGGGTGAAATCAAGCACCTGCCGCCAACCCTGAGTGCTGTTTACTATCCGCTGGACAGTGCTTCTGCCTTCCAACCCTACGTCGGGCTCGGCATCAATTACACCTGGTTCTTCGATGACAAGCTGAGCAGCGAAGCAGAAAGCAAAGGCTTCCGCGGCCTGGACATGAAGGACTCCTGGGGCCTCGCCGGCCAGGTGGGCATGGACTACATGCTGACTGACAACATCATGCTCAACGCCCAAGTGCGCTATATCGACATTGAAACTACCGGCACCACATACCTCGCTGGCGACAAGGTGAAGGTTGATGTCGACGTCGACCCATGGGTGTATATGGTCGGTCTCGGCTACAAGTTCTAAGCGTGGGTCCCAGCCCCAGCAAAAAGGCGCCTACCGGCGCCTTTTTCGTATCCGTCAGGCGGGCCGCACAACCGTTTCGCGCCTCAATGCGCCAACAGCTGCGCCAGCCCCATCGCCATCGGCGTCGGTTCGGGGAAGCCGTAGCGGCTCAGCAGGCGCTGATTGTTCGCCCGCGAATGACGAATATCACCGGCACGCGCCGCTACATAGGTAACTTGCGGCAGGCCGCCGAGCACTCCGGCGATCTCGGCCAACAGCTGGTTGAGGCTGGTGGCACGGTTCAAACCGACGTTCGCCGCGCCCACCTCGAGCACCGGCAACTCCAGCGCCCGCAACAGCAGCCCGACCAGATCACCGACATAGACAAAGTCGCGAGTCTGCTCGCCATCGCCAAACACCGTGATCGGCAAGCCCTGCTGCGCACGCTCGATAAAGATGCTAATCACCCCGGAATAGGGCGAGGACGGATCCTGGCGCGGCCCGAAGATATTGAAAAAACGAAAGATCGCCGGCTCCAGGCCATGCTGGCGACGGTAGAAATCCAAGTACTGCTCACTGCCCAGCTTGTCCACCGCGTAAGGCGTCAGCGGTGCCTTCGGCGTGTCTTCATCGATCGCCAGGCCTTCACCATTGTTGCCGTACACCGCAGCGCTGGAGGCGAACAACACTCGTTTGACGCCGTGCTGGCGCATCGCCTCGCAAACATTCAGGGTGCCGACGAAGTTGCTCTGGTGAGTGCTGACCGGGTCGTCTACCGAGGCCTGCACCGAGGCCACCGCCGCCAGATGCGCCACCGCCTGGCAGCCGGCGACCGCCCGCAGCACCAGCGCGGCATCGGCGACGTCACCGACGATCAGCTCCAGCCTCGGGTTCTCCAGCGGCAGATTGCCCGGTTTGCCACTCGACAGATTATCTAGCACACGCACGGCATAGCCCTTGGCGAGCAGCGCATCGACCAGATGTGAGCCGATAAAGCCGGCTCCTCCGGTGACCAGGATAGGCGAATCAGACATGACGATAATAACGATCCAGAAGGCTCGGCAGCCCAGCCCGCCAAGCGCGCGGCTTGATGCCGAAGGTATGTAGAATTTTCTTGCAGGCCAGTACCGCATGCTGCGGCTCATCGGCGGCATCTGGGCGGGCCGCATGTGCCTGCGGGCCGATCTCTTCTACCTGCAAGCGCCGGAAGGCACGGGCCTCGGCCAGGATGGCCTGGCCCAGCGCCAACGAGGTGGTCGCCTCGTAGCCACCATAGTGGTAAGTGCCCCACAGCGGCGCCAGACAGTCCAACTGCTTCAACACGGCGATAATCACCCGCGCGGCATCATCGACCGGAGTCGGGTTACCACGCCGGTCGTCCGCCAGAAACAACTCGGTATCCTGCTCGGCGCGGGTGAGAAAGCGCCCGAGCAGGCCATCGACGCTGTCGTCGAGCAACCAGCCGAAGCGCAGTAACACGTGCCGCGGACAAGCCGCGCGCACACTCTGCTCGATCCGCCAGAGCGCTTGCCCACGCAGCCCGAGCGGAACCTGCTCTTCCTTCTCGCTGTAGGCAGTGGCACGCGAGCCGTCGAATACCCTATAGCTGGACGGTTGCAACAGGCGAATAGCGTGATGCTGACACAGCTCAGCCAAGCGCTCGACCGCCCGTTCCTGGGCCATAAAGCGCTCTTCGCTGACCACTTCGGCCTGGAACCAGTCGAAGTAGTAGGCGAGATTGATCACCGCATCGGGGCGGGTTTCATCGAGCAACTGGGTCAGGCTGGCGGCATCCCAGCCCCCTTCTGGCGGGCGCGGCGCGAGGAAGCCAATGTCTTCCTCGGCGCCCAGGCGAATTAGCGCCTGCCCAAGAGCATTACCACCGCCCAGTAGCATCAGGCGCATACGCATGAGATCCGACTAACCCAGTCGATCAGAACGGTTGTGCATACCAAAAAACTGTTAACAACCTTGAATCCCCATGTGAATCAAAGGAATAGATAGTCATAACAATCTCCTGGCTGGGTATTCTGTAAACGCAACCCCTGATGCGAGGGTACTTGTTTACATTTTGCGGGTTTCATCTCCAGACGTCACTGAAAAAAGCCAGGCATCCAGGGAGGTTCGATGGATTGCGGTTCTCCTCTGTTAGAGGGATACCGCCCCACTGGGGCGCTATCCCAAGTGGGTGACTTCGCGAGGCGAAGAAGTGGTGGCTGTTTATTTCGACAGGCCAGCTACCTGCAATGACGGAGCTCGCATGAGCAACCGGCAAGTGGCGCTATTCTTGAGGTCAAATTGACTGTAGTCAAGTGGATACGCGATGCCCGCCTAGCCCCGAAGAACTTCGGTCGGCTTTGACCGCTGCCACCAGATAGTCTTAGTGATGGCTACTCGGCTCGCTTAAGCATCCATTGATCCTGGTCGACTGGTCACCGATTGATGCTTCTGGAACGTTTTTCTTGTTGCGAGCAGCGATACCCTTGGCTGGGCGTTCGTTTCCCATTTACGAGAGCGTTCATGAGCGCGAAGGGTGTCCGAAATATCAAAAACGTCTGCTTCAAGCGCTGGCCGAAATGCTCTCTGAAGGATGCATTCCAACACTGGTGGCGGACGCGGGTTTTCGACGTCCATGGATCAAGGCGGTCGAGGCGCAGGGCTGGCATTACGTGGGGCGGGTCCGCAATCGAGACCTTTATCGCAGTGCCTCGCAAACGTGGTTGCCGGTGAAAAATCTATACGCTCTCGCGTCAGCCTCGCCTAAATCGCTGGGGTGTATCGAGATGACCCAGAGCACCCCTCACTTCATCCATTTGTACTGCGTCAGACATCCTGCCAAGGGCAGAAAACATCAACGTGTAACCGGCTCAATCGCCAAAAACAAACTCAGCCGACAATCAGCCAACCGTGAGCGCGAGCCCTGGTCGCTTGCCAGCAACCTGCCGGAGCAGCACTGGAATCCGGCGAAAATCGTCGCGATATACAAACAGCGGATGCAGATCGAAGAAGGCTTTCGGGATGTGAAAAGCGAGTACTTGGGCATTGGGTTGAACCTGCATCGAAGCCACTGCCCGAAACGGATTGAAGTACTTCTGCTTGTCGCCGCATTGGCCAACCTCGGGCTCGACGCACTTAGTTTCAATCCGCGCGCCCGCGTGGGGCGCGACGTGTGAGACCAAAGTCCTGACTCCTGAGCTGCAAGTTTCAATCCGCGCGCCCGCGTAGGGCGCGACATCACGCGCTGGTTGCAAAAGTCGACCTCGTCCCGGTTTCAATCCACGCGCCCCGGTGGGGCGCGACCCCGCTGGGCTGATGGACTCGCTGCTGTGGTGTGTTTCAATCCGCGCGCCCCTGTGGGGCGCGACACCGCCTGTGCCGCGATCATGGCATCGATTACCCGTTTCAATCCGCGCGTCCCCGTGGGGCGCGACACCTATACGCCGGATACCAACTACCAAGACCCGCCGTTTTAATCCGCGCGCCCACGTGGGGCGCGACTCAAGGCTTCTACCTGGCCGACGGTACTTACCTGTTTCAATCCGCGCGCCCGCGTGGGGCGCGACTTGCGCTTCTCGCCAATCTCTTGGAACACCTGCATGTTTCAATCCGCGCGCCCGCGTGGGGCGCGACATCCTCCAGCACCGGGTTGATCCGGCCTTGGGCGTTTCAATCCTCGCGCCCCCGTGGGGCGCGACTTACCGGCTATCACATGAGGGCTAGACGCCCGAGGTTTCAATCCGCGCACCCGCGTGGGGCGCGACTTATACGGGATCAGCGTGGTGTTGACGCCATCGAAGTTTCAATCCGCGCGCCCGCATAGAGCGCGACAGCACGCGCTGGTTGCAAAAGTCGACCTCGTCCCGGTTTCAATCCACGCGCCCCCGCAGGGCGCGACCATGCTCGCCGCCGCTCCAGCGCCGAAGGTGGGGGTTTCAATCCGCGCGCCCCCGCGGGGCGCGACGCTTTTATCCGCAATACCTTCCTCGGGTAGCCAGTTTCAATCCGCGCGCCCGCGTGGGGCGCGACCGGCTGGTCGCCTCGTTATGTAGATCAAATACCTGGTTTCAATCCGCGCGCCCGCGTGGGGCGCGACCCTCGGCGCAGGTGATCCGCCGCGCCCTGGAGAAGTTTCAATCCGCACGCCCGCGTGGGGCGCGACTTCGGCCAGCAGACCCAGCTCAACGCGCAGCAGTTTCAATCCGCACGCCCGCGTGGGGCGCGACCTCGCCCTTATAACTCAGCGATCGCCATGAGGAAAACTCTTCTGGTTTGCGAACCGCAGCTTACTGCCGCAAGCGGAAGTTGCAGTTGCTCCTCAATAAAATTAAATCCAGTCAAATCAATTTGTTAAAGAACCGCGAACCCACCAGGTTTTAGCCGGTCGCTTGTGGTTCGCAAAAAACAAGGGAATTAGCGGGCCATTGAGATCCAGCACCGCCTTTGTGCCGATATGCTCGGCTTTGCTTTGCCAGTTTTTGCCTAAGTAGTAGAGGCATGCTGCAAGGCGGACAGTGGAATTAGGTCATCGTCGTCCATGCCCGCCTCTCTTCAGATCAACTCACGTACGCTGACGCCTTGCGGCAGGGATTCACTGTCGATCGACACCCGGTAATCGCCGAAGCTGCGGGCCGGCGTAGCGGCTTCGCCCTGTACACGCTCGACCTTCACCGTATCGAACAACACATGGGCCGGTGCATTGCCCATGGGATGTTCGTGTTTGAACACGATCAACTTGCGGGCGGCCATTTCGCCACGGGCGGCTGAGCGGTCGTGCTCGAACATGTTGATCAGGCTGCGCCAGAGCAATTCGAGGTCAGCCTCAGAGAAGCCGGTGCGCTCAGCCAGCTTGGCCGAGATAAAGCCATGGGCGCGGTAAAGGCCATAGGGAATGATGTGTTTGCGGCCCATGGTGCGGTTATCGCCGCTTTGCTCTTCCGCTTCTTTCACGGTGGTCACGGCCATGCGGGTGATGGAGATTTCCATCGGCACCACCGGGTCGATCGAGGTGGCGAAAGCCATTTGAATCGGACCACGCACCTGACCACAGTTGACCCCAGTGGTCATCACCGCACCGAAGGTACGTACATCGAAGAAGTTAGCGGACATCCAGTCGGTCAACTCCTTGGCCTTTGCCACGTCCTTGGGCAGCTTCTTGTAGCCATCCTTGGCATCGGCAGGTATATCCAGGGCTTTCCAGGCCAGCTCATGTTGATTGTTAAGCACGGATTTTTCCTGCATGTAGATGGCGTAACCGGCACCGCCCTCCTTCTCCAGGCTTACGTAGTTGCGGATCTTGCGCTTGAGACAGACGTCGGTGACCAGCCCCTGGTTGGTTTCCGGGTCAAGGCGCGGCAGGTTGCCGGCATCCGGATCGCCGTTGGGGTTGCCATTGGTGACGTCGAACAGGTAAACGAACTCGTAGCGGTTGGCGATGGCACTCATTGTTCTGCTCCTTGCTCGGCTTCGGTTCCAGCGTTGTTGGCTTCGGTGTTGCGGCTAAAGCGCGCCTGGGACTGGTGGTAATAGCCGATGGCGAAACGACCCTGATCTTCAAGCTTCAGGTTGCGCGGAAACTGGCTATCCAGACCGTCGATGATTTCGCCGATCTCGCGCTCCAGGTTATGCGCCAGACCTGGCTTTTCTTTGCGCACCTTGGCCAGATGGTTTTGCGTGTTGCGCAACAACATCGGGAAAATGCTGGTGGGGGTTGCCGATGCCGCGCCGTAATAACGATCACGAATGGTGGCGTTGACTTGCGTGCCCAAGGCACTGCGCTGGGCGCTTTCCAGTACGGCGAACAGCCTGCCCAGGCGATAACCGGGGTTGCTGGCTTCCTTGTCGAGACTCACAGGCACCTCCTCATTGATTCCCTTGACGCCCAGGCGCAGGTCGCGCACCAGAACGGCTTTGCACAACGCCACACGCACTCCGGAGATGTCTCCATCGGCGCGCATTCGCATGATTACGTTGGCCAACGGGCTGCGCGGGTAGCGGCTGCCGGTCAGAACGGCGCGGGTTATTTCACCGGCCAGTTGCGGTGAAATATCTTCTGCCTTGGTTTTGCCGTCGCGGCTAGGGACGGTTGCATACAGCAAGCGCCAGATCGCCGGCTCAGTTTTCCACGGCAGCGGCTCGATATGCAGATCCTGGAAATGCTCGGCCAGACGCTGGGCGAAAAAGCCCAGGCTGCCGCTCTGCCAGAAGCGGATCGACAAACGCGAAGCATTCGGCGCCAGACCCAGCACGAACAATTGCGTACCCTCATCCAGCTGCAGCCCCAGCTCGCGCAACGGTCTGCCCTTGGCTACGGCTTCCAGCACCGTGCGTAGCTTGTCGGTTTCACCCGCATCATCGGCAGGGGGTGAGAGCAGATCGGCAAACAACTGTTCTGCGCTATTCGTCAGTTCCGGAGTATCAGCCAACGCCCAGAACACCACACTGGCATCTCCGATCTGCAGGCGCTGGCGGTTGTGTTCATCGCGACGCAACAGGTGGTTAAGCACGGTCGTATAAGCGAAAGCCACCGCCTCGGAAACGGGCGCATTGTCACCCTGGCTCTTGCCGTAGGAGCCGAAGGACTCCAGGTTGAAGGAGACTATGGAAGCACCAGAACTCTGGGCACCATTCACCCCCTTGATCGCCGGATGCAGGCGCGCCAAAGGCAGGTTTTTCCCGGTCACGAGACACAACCCATCACGGACCTTGGCACCGGCCAGCAGCTTGGCCCTGAGTAGTTGTGCGGCAGGTAGTTCGTGCAGGTACTTGTGCTCGCCATCGAGGCGGAAAACGAAGCTGGCATCGAGCATTTCTTCACTGAACATCGGCGCTTGAAACTGCTCCGGCGACCAGCGCCCAAGAAAAGCCGAAAGCGCTATCAGTGCAGGATCGCTCTCGTCCGCCAGGCATTGCTGGTGCAATGTCTTGAAAGACTGATGCTCTTGGGCGGTACGCTCGCCGACCTTGGCACTGACACCCAGCACATAACTGCTTTTGTCCCAGAGAAAGTTGGATTTGATCCCGGCCGTGCGCTTTTCCGGCTGCGGAACGGTCAGACTTTTGGGCAGCGGCTTCCTGCCTGAGTTGTCACGTACATCCAGCACATCCACCAGCTCACCTTCGGCGGACAGCACCAACGCATAACTGATCTTTTCCTGGCTGAAACCGAAAACCGGCACCGCACCTTGCTCGGCCAACTGCAGGTAGTAGTTATTCAGCGCCGAGAGGATCATGCCTTGACCTCCTGCGCCATAAACGGCGGCACTTCAATCAGACCATCACTCATCTGCGCACGGAAAAAATGCGGCGTCATGTCATTGGCAAAGTCGATGTCGTGCAGCATCCAGCCCAGGTCG contains these protein-coding regions:
- the trxA gene encoding thioredoxin, with the protein product MSQDTPYIFDVSTANFDQLVIQNSFHKPVLVDFWADWCAPCKALMPLLAQITEGYRGELLLAKVNCDLEPDIVARFGIRSLPTVVLFKDGQPIDGFTGAQPESAIRAILEPHVQAPPPPAADPLESAQALFAEGRIGDAESLLKQLLSEGSEKPAALILYARCLAERGELGEAEAALNAVKSDEHKHALASARAQLTFLRQAADLPEVASLKTRLAQNAEDDEAIYQLAVQQLARQQYEPALDGLLRLFIRNRSYADGLPHKTLLQVFDLLGNEHPLVTLYRRKLYQALY
- a CDS encoding DUF2796 domain-containing protein, with product MRRLLLALPFALLPLAIAHAQGDEHEHEEHASLGAHEHGVGHLNAALDGKTLELELESPAMNLLGFEHAAKSTADQAKVAAARAELEQPLTLFSLPAAAGCTVAKQELESPLFGDKPDTEHEHDHDEHAKGEAAEHEHEHEHDDQHSEIHARYQFTCNEPAALKTLDLREVFKRFPSTHKIQVQLIGPQGQQGVEATAENATLSF
- a CDS encoding ABC transporter ATP-binding protein: MTPALIALSDLGFAWPGHAELLDIPGFRLEHGETLFLKGPSGSGKTTLLGLLGGVQKPIRGSIRLLGQELTALSAGARDHFRVDHTGYIFQQFNLLPFLSVRENVELPCHFSKLRARRAKQRHGSVDQAAATLLAHLGLKDPSLLARRADELSIGQQQRVAAARALIGQPELVIADEPTSALDADAREAFLQLLFAECREAGASLLFVSHDQSLAPLFDRHLSLAELNRARQPAEA
- a CDS encoding ABC transporter permease, whose translation is MYLFRLAMASLANRRFTALLTVFAIALSVCLLLAVERVRTEARASFASTISGTDLIVGARSGSINLLLYSVFRIGNATNNIRWDSFEHFAHSPRVKWAIPMSLGDSHRGYRVMGTSAAYFEHYHYGRGQALQLAQGRAFASDPFEVVLGAEVADALKYRLGEQIVLAHGVATVSLVKHDDKPFTVVGILQRTGTPVDRTLHISLGGMQALHIDWKAGMPAQGAGRISAEQTRSMDLTPQAITAFMLGLNSKIATFTVQREINEFRGEPLLAILPGVALQELWSLMGTAEKALFVVSLFVVITGLIGMLTAILTSLNERRREMAILRSVGARPWHIASLLVLEAFALAFSGVLLGTLLLYAGIAGAQGYVQANYGLYLPLALPSRYEWTLLGAILAAALLMGCVPAWRAYRQSLADGLSIRL
- a CDS encoding DUF3299 domain-containing protein, yielding MLRRSLTLALLLATPFLPLHVGAAEVRELTWSELIPADAPAAAPSQAPIHDLSQLADALAAESAPAAKQQSPAAPVVKALDGQEVKLPGYIVPLDVTEEGRVTEFLLVPYFGACIHVPPPPPNQIVHVTSELGVLMDALYQPFWIEGPLQVQASSSELAEAGYQMVASKIYPYEMPDS
- a CDS encoding OmpW/AlkL family protein, which encodes MHKPLFAAPLLALALASPLAMAYQTGDIIVRAGAITVDPHEDSGNIDHAVLGKVAGSKATLDSDTQLGLNFAYMLTNHVGIELLAATPFNHDVGVKGMPGAFAGLNGKLGEIKHLPPTLSAVYYPLDSASAFQPYVGLGINYTWFFDDKLSSEAESKGFRGLDMKDSWGLAGQVGMDYMLTDNIMLNAQVRYIDIETTGTTYLAGDKVKVDVDVDPWVYMVGLGYKF
- a CDS encoding NAD-dependent epimerase/dehydratase family protein yields the protein MSDSPILVTGGAGFIGSHLVDALLAKGYAVRVLDNLSSGKPGNLPLENPRLELIVGDVADAALVLRAVAGCQAVAHLAAVASVQASVDDPVSTHQSNFVGTLNVCEAMRQHGVKRVLFASSAAVYGNNGEGLAIDEDTPKAPLTPYAVDKLGSEQYLDFYRRQHGLEPAIFRFFNIFGPRQDPSSPYSGVISIFIERAQQGLPITVFGDGEQTRDFVYVGDLVGLLLRALELPVLEVGAANVGLNRATSLNQLLAEIAGVLGGLPQVTYVAARAGDIRHSRANNQRLLSRYGFPEPTPMAMGLAQLLAH
- a CDS encoding sugar nucleotide-binding protein, translating into MRMRLMLLGGGNALGQALIRLGAEEDIGFLAPRPPEGGWDAASLTQLLDETRPDAVINLAYYFDWFQAEVVSEERFMAQERAVERLAELCQHHAIRLLQPSSYRVFDGSRATAYSEKEEQVPLGLRGQALWRIEQSVRAACPRHVLLRFGWLLDDSVDGLLGRFLTRAEQDTELFLADDRRGNPTPVDDAARVIIAVLKQLDCLAPLWGTYHYGGYEATTSLALGQAILAEARAFRRLQVEEIGPQAHAARPDAADEPQHAVLACKKILHTFGIKPRAWRAGLPSLLDRYYRHV
- the cas7c gene encoding type I-C CRISPR-associated protein Cas7/Csd2, yielding MSAIANRYEFVYLFDVTNGNPNGDPDAGNLPRLDPETNQGLVTDVCLKRKIRNYVSLEKEGGAGYAIYMQEKSVLNNQHELAWKALDIPADAKDGYKKLPKDVAKAKELTDWMSANFFDVRTFGAVMTTGVNCGQVRGPIQMAFATSIDPVVPMEISITRMAVTTVKEAEEQSGDNRTMGRKHIIPYGLYRAHGFISAKLAERTGFSEADLELLWRSLINMFEHDRSAARGEMAARKLIVFKHEHPMGNAPAHVLFDTVKVERVQGEAATPARSFGDYRVSIDSESLPQGVSVRELI